A region of Paenibacillus thiaminolyticus DNA encodes the following proteins:
- a CDS encoding response regulator yields the protein MTVFIVDDHEMVRMGLKTYLMLDPDIEVIGEAGGGLEAIHSVSARAERGERLPDLVLMDLMMPDMNGVEATRELTRRYPELKIVMLTSFMEDNQVFEAIQAGAISYVLKTVSAEELVYALRGALRGMPVMSGEVSQALTRGLRKQASQSDDEALTEREREVLLLIADGKTNKDIAEELHISIKTVKTHVSNLLMKCEVQDRTQLAVHAHRKGWVKSD from the coding sequence ATGACCGTATTTATTGTGGATGACCACGAGATGGTCCGAATGGGATTGAAGACGTATTTGATGCTGGATCCGGATATTGAAGTCATCGGGGAAGCCGGAGGCGGGCTTGAAGCGATCCATTCAGTCTCGGCGCGGGCAGAGCGGGGAGAGCGGTTGCCCGATCTCGTCCTGATGGATCTGATGATGCCGGACATGAACGGTGTTGAGGCGACGCGGGAATTGACCCGCCGCTACCCGGAGCTGAAAATCGTCATGCTGACGAGCTTCATGGAGGACAACCAAGTATTCGAAGCGATTCAGGCAGGGGCCATCAGTTATGTGCTGAAGACCGTATCCGCCGAGGAACTGGTCTATGCCCTCCGCGGCGCCTTGCGCGGTATGCCGGTGATGAGCGGAGAGGTCTCGCAGGCGCTGACCCGCGGCTTGCGCAAGCAGGCGTCGCAGTCGGATGATGAGGCGTTGACCGAGCGGGAGCGGGAAGTGCTGCTGCTTATCGCTGATGGGAAGACGAACAAGGACATTGCGGAAGAGCTTCACATCAGCATCAAGACGGTCAAGACGCATGTCTCCAATCTGCTCATGAAATGCGAGGTGCAGGATCGGACGCAGCTCGCCGTCCATGCGCACCGCAAAGGCTGGGTTAAAAGCGACTGA
- a CDS encoding YugN family protein, whose product MQQLEGKFVGRKFGTDELVRVLEPIGFAVSGNWNYEGGCFDCALNEERTLWLRLPFTAVNGPFDGEANESVFVQMKQPFVLKHEYRVGNDPDAGVQLFGAFVNQFQAPSNPDASLSPAELHRARAKLDEAENVLGRMS is encoded by the coding sequence ATGCAGCAGTTGGAAGGGAAGTTCGTCGGCCGCAAGTTCGGCACCGATGAACTGGTCCGCGTGCTGGAGCCAATCGGCTTCGCCGTCTCCGGCAATTGGAATTATGAAGGGGGCTGCTTCGATTGCGCATTGAACGAGGAGCGCACCTTGTGGCTTCGTCTTCCGTTCACGGCGGTGAACGGTCCGTTCGACGGGGAAGCCAACGAATCGGTCTTCGTCCAGATGAAGCAGCCGTTCGTGCTGAAGCACGAGTACCGGGTCGGGAATGATCCGGATGCCGGCGTGCAGCTGTTCGGGGCCTTCGTGAATCAATTCCAGGCGCCATCCAATCCGGACGCTTCGCTGTCTCCGGCCGAATTGCACCGGGCGCGGGCGAAGCTTGATGAAGCAGAAAATGTATTGGGGCGGATGAGTTAG